The Flavobacterium psychrotrophum region TTTGCAGATATCCAGGCGCTAAAAATAGCAGGCGGCAGGTTTTATAACGAAGCAGAATCTAACAGTGGTGCTCCGGTTGTAGTGCTTGGGTATGAAATAGCGAAAACACTTTTTGGGGATGATAATCCGATCGAAAAAAAGATAAAAATGTATGGCAAGCGCTTTACCGTTATTGGCGTGCTCGAAAAGCAGGGTAGTGGCATGATGGGGCAGAGTAATGACACTGCCGTGATTATCCCCGTAAATGTATTGCGCAATATGTATGGCGACCACAACGATTTTATGACGCCCATTATAATCATAAAACCACAGCCCGGTGCCGATGCACAGGAAGCTAAGGCAGAAGTAATACAAAAGCTGCGGGGTATGCGTGGTATAAAAGCCGGGCAGGACGATAATTTTATGGTAGATATCCTTTCGGCATTTACAGATCTTATCGACCAGATTATAGGCATGCTTAAAGTAGTAGGCTGGATTATTGCAGGTTTCTCGATACTTGTGGGTGGTTTTGGTATTGCAAACATCATGTTTGTTTCGGTTAAAGAACGTACCAGCATCATTGGTATCCAAAAGTCTTTAGGGGCCAAGAACCGTTTTATCCTGATGCAGTTTTTATTTGAGTCGGTTATTCTTTCACTTATCGGTGGGCTCGTGGGTATTCTTATGGTGTGGGGTATTGCTGCTGCCGCTACAAAAATGCTTGACTTTGAGTTTGTACTCAGTTTCTTCAACATCATGCTGGGTACGTCGCTGTCTATAATTATAGGACTGGTATCGGGTATCATGCCTGCCATATCGGCTTCAAGGCTTGATCCTGTAGAGGCGATAAGGACGGGAATGTAGGTTTTATTTTGTCGATGTGGTGATTTGTTGATGCGTTTATTTGGGAGCTTCATTCGGGTTGAACGCATCCCGTCCGACCTGTCATCGCGAGCGGAGGAATGGAGCGCGGCGATCTTATGGTTTGACAATGATTACTGAGTAACTATACTTATTCAACTAAAATTTCATAGCTTTCATTTTGATTTATTGAACTCTTGAAAAAGTCCCTGACTGTTAC contains the following coding sequences:
- a CDS encoding ABC transporter permease; the protein is MRLYLSLLGESFSFAMNALINNKLRTLLSLLGVTIGIFSIIAVLAAIDSMEQKIKKDLSSVDKNTMYLKRFSFGPSSIPRWKMDNFPDVTFNEYQYLKDNVQLAQYMAFQIFTKSETVRYEDKSATGVNVVPVSYEFADIQALKIAGGRFYNEAESNSGAPVVVLGYEIAKTLFGDDNPIEKKIKMYGKRFTVIGVLEKQGSGMMGQSNDTAVIIPVNVLRNMYGDHNDFMTPIIIIKPQPGADAQEAKAEVIQKLRGMRGIKAGQDDNFMVDILSAFTDLIDQIIGMLKVVGWIIAGFSILVGGFGIANIMFVSVKERTSIIGIQKSLGAKNRFILMQFLFESVILSLIGGLVGILMVWGIAAAATKMLDFEFVLSFFNIMLGTSLSIIIGLVSGIMPAISASRLDPVEAIRTGM